From a single Oreochromis niloticus isolate F11D_XX linkage group LG3, O_niloticus_UMD_NMBU, whole genome shotgun sequence genomic region:
- the LOC100690771 gene encoding ladderlectin isoform X2, with product MKLLTVSVLLCAMMALIIAAEEGGTEAKAPEHLVEKRALCHWCHWIRFGNRYYRYFPYHLDWAHAQRHCQSVHANLASVRSLREYREIQRVIYHATHSYPLTWIGGSDAQKERHWFWIDGTPFKFTYWCRGEPNNYRHREHCMHMNWSGHKCMNDINCHYRYPYVCVRKVQG from the exons ATGAAGCTGCTGACTGTGTCTGTACTTCTTTGTGCAATGATGGCTCTGATCATTGCTGCTG AAGAAGGTGGGACAGAGGCAAAGGCACCAG AGCATCTTGTTGAGAAGAGAGCCTTATGTCACTGGTGTCACTGGATCAGGTTCGGCAACCGATACTACCGCTATTTTCCTTATCACTTGGATTGGGCTCATGCTCAG AGACACTGTCAGTCCGTGCATGCAAACCTGGCATCTGTACGCAGCCTCAGAGAATACCGTGAGATTCAAAGGGTCATATATCATGCTACTCACAGTTACCCACTTACATGGATTGGAGGCTCTGATGCTCAAAAG GAGCGTCATTGGTTTTGGATCGATGGAACTCCTTTCAAATTTACGTACTGGTGTCGTGGAGAGCCTAACAACTATAGGCACAGAGAGCACTGCATGCACATGAACTGGTCAG GACACAAGTGTATGAATGATATAAACTGTCACTACCGATACCCATATGTCTGCGTCAGGAAAGTCCAGGGATGA
- the LOC100690771 gene encoding ladderlectin isoform X1, producing the protein MKLLTVSVLLCAMMALIIAAEEGGTEAKAPEEHLVEKRALCHWCHWIRFGNRYYRYFPYHLDWAHAQRHCQSVHANLASVRSLREYREIQRVIYHATHSYPLTWIGGSDAQKERHWFWIDGTPFKFTYWCRGEPNNYRHREHCMHMNWSGHKCMNDINCHYRYPYVCVRKVQG; encoded by the exons ATGAAGCTGCTGACTGTGTCTGTACTTCTTTGTGCAATGATGGCTCTGATCATTGCTGCTG AAGAAGGTGGGACAGAGGCAAAGGCACCAG AAGAGCATCTTGTTGAGAAGAGAGCCTTATGTCACTGGTGTCACTGGATCAGGTTCGGCAACCGATACTACCGCTATTTTCCTTATCACTTGGATTGGGCTCATGCTCAG AGACACTGTCAGTCCGTGCATGCAAACCTGGCATCTGTACGCAGCCTCAGAGAATACCGTGAGATTCAAAGGGTCATATATCATGCTACTCACAGTTACCCACTTACATGGATTGGAGGCTCTGATGCTCAAAAG GAGCGTCATTGGTTTTGGATCGATGGAACTCCTTTCAAATTTACGTACTGGTGTCGTGGAGAGCCTAACAACTATAGGCACAGAGAGCACTGCATGCACATGAACTGGTCAG GACACAAGTGTATGAATGATATAAACTGTCACTACCGATACCCATATGTCTGCGTCAGGAAAGTCCAGGGATGA
- the LOC100690771 gene encoding ladderlectin isoform X3, producing the protein MKLLTVSVLLCAMMALIIAAEGGTEAKAPEEHLVEKRALCHWCHWIRFGNRYYRYFPYHLDWAHAQRHCQSVHANLASVRSLREYREIQRVIYHATHSYPLTWIGGSDAQKERHWFWIDGTPFKFTYWCRGEPNNYRHREHCMHMNWSGHKCMNDINCHYRYPYVCVRKVQG; encoded by the exons ATGAAGCTGCTGACTGTGTCTGTACTTCTTTGTGCAATGATGGCTCTGATCATTGCTGCTG AAGGTGGGACAGAGGCAAAGGCACCAG AAGAGCATCTTGTTGAGAAGAGAGCCTTATGTCACTGGTGTCACTGGATCAGGTTCGGCAACCGATACTACCGCTATTTTCCTTATCACTTGGATTGGGCTCATGCTCAG AGACACTGTCAGTCCGTGCATGCAAACCTGGCATCTGTACGCAGCCTCAGAGAATACCGTGAGATTCAAAGGGTCATATATCATGCTACTCACAGTTACCCACTTACATGGATTGGAGGCTCTGATGCTCAAAAG GAGCGTCATTGGTTTTGGATCGATGGAACTCCTTTCAAATTTACGTACTGGTGTCGTGGAGAGCCTAACAACTATAGGCACAGAGAGCACTGCATGCACATGAACTGGTCAG GACACAAGTGTATGAATGATATAAACTGTCACTACCGATACCCATATGTCTGCGTCAGGAAAGTCCAGGGATGA
- the LOC100690771 gene encoding ladderlectin isoform X4, whose translation MKLLTVSVLLCAMMALIIAAEGGTEAKAPEHLVEKRALCHWCHWIRFGNRYYRYFPYHLDWAHAQRHCQSVHANLASVRSLREYREIQRVIYHATHSYPLTWIGGSDAQKERHWFWIDGTPFKFTYWCRGEPNNYRHREHCMHMNWSGHKCMNDINCHYRYPYVCVRKVQG comes from the exons ATGAAGCTGCTGACTGTGTCTGTACTTCTTTGTGCAATGATGGCTCTGATCATTGCTGCTG AAGGTGGGACAGAGGCAAAGGCACCAG AGCATCTTGTTGAGAAGAGAGCCTTATGTCACTGGTGTCACTGGATCAGGTTCGGCAACCGATACTACCGCTATTTTCCTTATCACTTGGATTGGGCTCATGCTCAG AGACACTGTCAGTCCGTGCATGCAAACCTGGCATCTGTACGCAGCCTCAGAGAATACCGTGAGATTCAAAGGGTCATATATCATGCTACTCACAGTTACCCACTTACATGGATTGGAGGCTCTGATGCTCAAAAG GAGCGTCATTGGTTTTGGATCGATGGAACTCCTTTCAAATTTACGTACTGGTGTCGTGGAGAGCCTAACAACTATAGGCACAGAGAGCACTGCATGCACATGAACTGGTCAG GACACAAGTGTATGAATGATATAAACTGTCACTACCGATACCCATATGTCTGCGTCAGGAAAGTCCAGGGATGA